TTCGGCCACGGTGGAATTATAGGGAGCGACGAAATCCCGCAGCATTTTTGACCCGCAGGTGGTACGCGAGTCCTTTGTCACGAAAATATCCTTAAGCGCTATTGGGACTCCATGGAGAGGGCCCAGATAGTTTCCTTCGGATATCTGTTTTTCCGCTTTTCTGGCGGCCTCCAAGGCCGCTTCTTTCCAGACGGTGATGTAAGAGTTTATTTTTGCGTCCTCGGAGGATATGCGCTCGAGAAAAAGTTCGGCGAGTTCCACCGGGGAAGCCTCTCTTTTTTCTATTAACGCTGCTGCTTCCTTTATGGTTCTTGGAATGGACATTGGGTCAGCTCTGGTCCTCTATGACTTTTGGAACCGTGAAGAAATCGTTTTCTTTGCTGGGTGCGTTGCTAAGGGCGTCTTCAGCCGTTATTAGCTGATTTACCTCGTCTTTTCGGAAAGGAGTTGAGAGTTCAAGCACATGCGATGTGGGTTCCACGTTTTTCGTGTCAAGCTCGGCAAGCTCATCTATATGGATGAGGATGTCCCCGAGCTGACGGGTGAACTTCGAAAGCGTCTCGTCATCAAACTCGAGCCTTGCAAGCTCGGCCGTGTTAAGCACATCTTCTTTGGATATTTTCATTGTTAGAGTCCTGTGTTAGCTTCCTGCCCAGGAATTTTCTAAAGGCTCTCTGGAGTCCCGGGGATAATACTCTCAGCAAAATCGACTATCTGCGATTCAAGCTTTACCCCGCTGAAAAAATTTATTTCCTGAACGCATGTCGGGCTAGTGGTGTTGACTTCGGTCAGATACCCTCCGACTATGTCGATTCCGACCAGATAGAGCCTGTCCTCTAATAGTTTCTGTCTGAGGCCGTCGCATATTTCCAGGTCCCTTTCCGTAAGAGTGGTTTTCTCGGGATGTCCTCCGGAGTGGAAATTGCTTCTGAATTCTCCCTTTGCGGCTACCCTCATCACGG
The genomic region above belongs to Candidatus Dadabacteria bacterium and contains:
- the gatC gene encoding Asp-tRNA(Asn)/Glu-tRNA(Gln) amidotransferase subunit GatC; amino-acid sequence: MKISKEDVLNTAELARLEFDDETLSKFTRQLGDILIHIDELAELDTKNVEPTSHVLELSTPFRKDEVNQLITAEDALSNAPSKENDFFTVPKVIEDQS